A part of Sulfurimonas sp. HSL-1716 genomic DNA contains:
- a CDS encoding sigma 54-interacting transcriptional regulator, translating into MYNQINISNSEDCQACALTFAYNEIKILYDIAVMLSSSTDVNESIEKGMRLLKRNSYLERCSLFLLSEDKNTVELYTSIDTTPQQRKMAVYKLGEGATGLATQSCEPVVIENIHNNINYLNKMGIVDTKSISYVAVPIMQDEALFGVISANINKSSVLSFDDIVRMLTIVGSLFCGTLAIQKRFVQEKENLTDLKTYYKDQVLSEYKFENIVGNSTKMQHIFSLLETVAPSDATILVRGETGTGKELIATAVHNLSKRKNGPYIKLNCAAISETLLESELFGHEKGAFTDAKEMRKGRFELADGGTLFLDEIGDITPALQVKLLRILQEQEFERVGGTKTIKTNVRLVAATNRNLESMVAKGEFREDLFYRLNVIPVNLPPLRERYEDVKLLIEHYLHKFMKEHRKNMSFSKAALEVLQDYPWPGNIRELQNTMERIVLICPEGVIMPEMLNHVLPFNYQKLYMEPAPVNTPPEPILEEKSLQPNPQPKKSAPVTKMNLQELEKEAILQALIDNRGIQTKAAAQLGMTARQIGYKIKKYDIDL; encoded by the coding sequence ATGTATAACCAGATAAATATATCAAACAGCGAAGATTGTCAGGCGTGTGCCCTTACATTTGCATACAACGAGATCAAGATCCTTTACGATATCGCGGTGATGCTCTCAAGCAGTACCGACGTGAACGAAAGCATAGAAAAAGGGATGCGTCTGCTAAAACGCAACTCGTATCTGGAGCGCTGCAGCCTCTTTCTGCTTTCCGAGGACAAAAACACGGTAGAACTCTACACCTCCATAGACACGACGCCCCAACAGCGTAAAATGGCGGTCTACAAGCTGGGAGAAGGCGCTACGGGACTTGCCACGCAGAGCTGCGAACCCGTCGTCATAGAAAACATCCACAACAACATCAACTATCTCAACAAGATGGGTATCGTAGACACGAAATCGATCTCTTACGTCGCCGTGCCGATCATGCAGGACGAAGCGCTTTTCGGGGTCATCTCCGCGAACATAAACAAATCTTCCGTGCTGAGTTTTGACGATATCGTGAGGATGCTTACCATCGTGGGTTCGCTCTTTTGCGGAACACTCGCCATACAAAAAAGGTTCGTACAGGAAAAAGAGAATCTCACCGATCTAAAAACGTACTACAAAGACCAGGTGCTGAGCGAATACAAGTTCGAGAACATTGTCGGCAACAGTACGAAGATGCAGCATATCTTCAGTCTTTTAGAGACCGTCGCGCCATCGGATGCCACCATCTTGGTGCGCGGTGAGACGGGAACGGGAAAAGAGCTCATCGCCACGGCGGTGCATAACCTCAGCAAAAGAAAAAACGGCCCCTATATCAAACTCAACTGTGCGGCTATCAGCGAGACGCTTTTGGAAAGCGAACTTTTCGGACATGAAAAAGGTGCGTTCACCGATGCCAAAGAGATGCGTAAAGGACGTTTTGAGCTGGCCGACGGCGGTACGCTTTTTCTTGATGAGATAGGCGACATCACGCCCGCACTTCAGGTAAAACTGCTGCGCATCCTTCAAGAGCAGGAGTTCGAGCGCGTTGGCGGAACGAAGACCATCAAAACAAACGTGCGTCTGGTAGCGGCAACTAACCGCAACTTGGAAAGCATGGTGGCAAAAGGGGAGTTTAGAGAGGATCTGTTCTACCGTCTCAACGTCATCCCCGTCAACCTTCCTCCGCTCAGAGAGCGCTACGAAGATGTCAAGCTCCTTATAGAACACTATCTGCACAAGTTCATGAAAGAGCACCGCAAGAACATGAGCTTCAGTAAAGCAGCACTCGAAGTTCTGCAAGACTATCCGTGGCCGGGAAATATCCGCGAGCTTCAAAACACGATGGAGAGGATCGTGCTGATTTGTCCAGAGGGCGTCATAATGCCCGAGATGCTAAACCATGTCCTGCCCTTTAACTACCAAAAGCTTTACATGGAGCCCGCACCCGTAAATACGCCTCCCGAGCCGATTTTGGAAGAAAAATCGCTGCAACCGAACCCTCAGCCAAAAAAATCGGCACCGGTCACAAAGATGAACCTGCAGGAGCTGGAAAAAGAAGCCATACTTCAAGCCCTCATAGACAACCGCGGCATCCAGACAAAAGCCGCTGCGCAGCTGGGCATGACGGCAAGACAGATAGGCTACAAGATTAAGAAATACGATATCGACCTCTAA